One genomic region from Skermania piniformis encodes:
- a CDS encoding FAD-dependent oxidoreductase, translated as MNLSAEQRRILGLICDTVTPGDGGDLPSATELGADETLLTLLDRNPDEKGKQAVAAVLRVWNSRAFGLATGFGPRRFDRLSRADRERLLLRLSGSPIPQVRTAIRGLTQAAMAAYYATPGPTGVHPFWTAIGYPTPPGPRSDAPASALTPIRPSGPTELDCDVVIVGSGAGGGTAAAVLAKAGLSVIVVERGEYYDDANFGWSELDGLLHLYAPGPAITAEGQLGLVAGSCLGGGTVVNWTTSLRTPDDVRAEWAALGARQFATDEYTAAMDVVGERIGVTVDRSPLSARDALLERGLQQLGWHVDVLPRNVAPTCDAGVECGRCGSGCRVGAKQSATKTWLADAAEHGATLLVGTDVRTIDIAGGRATGVHAVAAGGCPVHIRARAVVAAAGAIQTPALLRRSGLTDKPIGDYLRLHPATAVQAVFDEEVLGWQGGLQARYSAEHRDLDGAGYGVVYETGPLTPAMTVGFTSWAGAARHRQQMLDLPRTGVVGIITRDRDHGSVGIDSAGNPVVRYRLSERDAGHLRVGVDGAARILEAAGAQRIRTAHQSPAEYIRGGSTSLDGYLAASHKIGYGPGRCSIAALHIMGSARMGGSREMSATNPDGAVWSVPNLVVADGSCFPTASGVNPMLSIEAIGYMNATRLAGRLG; from the coding sequence GTGAATCTCTCCGCCGAACAACGCAGAATTCTCGGCCTCATCTGCGACACGGTCACCCCCGGCGACGGAGGTGACCTGCCGTCGGCCACCGAGCTGGGCGCCGACGAGACCCTGCTGACGTTGCTCGACCGCAACCCCGACGAGAAGGGCAAGCAGGCGGTCGCCGCGGTGTTGCGGGTGTGGAACAGCCGGGCGTTCGGGTTGGCCACCGGATTCGGGCCACGGCGGTTCGACCGACTGAGCCGGGCCGACCGGGAGCGGTTGCTGCTGCGGCTGTCCGGGTCGCCGATACCGCAGGTGCGCACGGCGATCCGTGGGCTGACCCAGGCGGCGATGGCTGCCTACTACGCCACCCCGGGCCCGACCGGTGTGCACCCGTTCTGGACCGCGATCGGCTATCCGACGCCGCCCGGTCCGCGCTCGGACGCGCCGGCCTCGGCGTTGACCCCGATCCGGCCGAGCGGACCCACCGAGCTCGACTGCGACGTGGTGATCGTCGGATCGGGGGCCGGCGGTGGTACCGCGGCGGCGGTGCTGGCAAAAGCCGGACTGTCGGTGATCGTGGTCGAGCGTGGCGAGTACTACGACGACGCGAACTTCGGCTGGAGCGAGCTGGACGGCCTGCTGCACCTCTACGCGCCGGGGCCGGCGATCACGGCGGAGGGTCAGCTCGGCCTGGTTGCCGGGAGCTGCCTCGGCGGCGGCACCGTGGTCAACTGGACCACCTCGCTGCGCACCCCGGACGATGTTCGCGCCGAATGGGCGGCGTTGGGGGCACGCCAGTTCGCCACCGACGAGTACACCGCGGCGATGGACGTGGTCGGCGAACGGATCGGGGTCACCGTGGACCGTTCGCCGCTTTCCGCTCGGGACGCGTTGTTGGAGCGGGGTTTACAGCAGTTGGGCTGGCACGTCGACGTGCTGCCGCGCAATGTGGCGCCGACCTGCGATGCCGGCGTCGAGTGCGGGCGGTGCGGATCGGGGTGTCGAGTGGGTGCCAAACAGTCGGCGACCAAGACCTGGCTGGCCGACGCGGCCGAGCACGGCGCCACGCTGCTGGTCGGCACCGATGTGCGGACGATCGACATCGCCGGTGGCCGGGCGACCGGGGTGCACGCGGTGGCCGCCGGCGGTTGTCCGGTGCACATCCGGGCCCGGGCGGTGGTGGCCGCCGCCGGCGCGATCCAGACCCCGGCCCTGTTGCGCCGGTCCGGCCTGACCGACAAGCCGATCGGCGACTATCTCCGGTTGCATCCGGCGACTGCGGTGCAGGCGGTGTTCGACGAGGAAGTTCTGGGCTGGCAGGGCGGCCTGCAGGCGCGCTATTCGGCCGAGCATCGGGATCTGGACGGTGCGGGCTACGGCGTGGTGTACGAGACGGGTCCGCTGACCCCGGCGATGACGGTCGGTTTCACCAGCTGGGCGGGCGCGGCGCGGCATCGGCAGCAGATGCTGGACCTGCCGCGCACCGGCGTGGTCGGCATCATCACCCGTGATCGTGACCACGGCTCGGTCGGGATCGACTCGGCCGGGAATCCGGTGGTGCGGTACCGGCTGTCGGAGCGGGACGCCGGGCACCTGCGGGTCGGGGTGGACGGCGCCGCGCGGATTCTGGAAGCGGCCGGCGCGCAGCGGATCCGGACCGCGCACCAGTCGCCGGCCGAGTACATCCGCGGCGGTTCGACCAGCCTGGACGGCTACCTGGCCGCAAGTCACAAGATCGGCTACGGGCCCGGGCGGTGCTCGATCGCCGCGCTGCACATCATGGGCTCGGCACGGATGGGCGGCTCCCGGGAGATGTCCGCGACGAATCCGGACGGTGCGGTCTGGTCGGTGCCCAACCTGGTCGTCGCCGACGGCTCGTGTTTCCCCACGGCGTCCGGGGTGAACCCGATGCTGTCGATCGAGGCGATCGGTTACATGAACGCGACCCGGTTGGCCGGCCGGCTCGGCTGA
- a CDS encoding alpha/beta hydrolase yields MASATDTTIILVHGFWGGAAHWSGVIRELAARGHTKIKAVENPLTSLADDVARTQQYVNQVDGPVLLVGHSYGGAVITEAGDLPNVQGLVYIAAFAPDTGESPGGLSQQRPPAALANVVPDSDGYLWVQNYHESFCQDLTEEDAFVLDVTQKAPLAGTFGDEITAPAWRVKPTWYQISTEDRMINPDNQRMFAERMSPVSVLELAASHASLASQPAEVTTMILAAAETAAAETAAE; encoded by the coding sequence ATGGCTTCGGCAACGGATACGACAATCATTCTGGTTCATGGGTTTTGGGGTGGCGCGGCGCATTGGAGCGGGGTGATCCGCGAGCTCGCCGCGCGTGGCCACACCAAGATCAAAGCAGTGGAGAACCCGCTGACCTCGTTGGCCGACGACGTCGCCCGCACCCAGCAGTACGTCAACCAGGTCGACGGACCGGTTCTGCTGGTGGGCCACTCCTACGGCGGGGCGGTGATCACCGAGGCCGGCGATCTGCCGAATGTGCAGGGCCTGGTATACATTGCGGCGTTCGCTCCCGATACGGGTGAAAGTCCGGGCGGCTTGAGCCAGCAACGTCCACCGGCGGCACTGGCGAATGTCGTGCCCGACTCCGACGGCTACCTCTGGGTCCAGAACTACCACGAGAGCTTCTGCCAGGACCTGACCGAGGAGGACGCCTTCGTTCTGGATGTGACGCAGAAGGCGCCGCTGGCCGGCACTTTCGGCGACGAGATCACCGCACCGGCCTGGCGGGTCAAGCCCACCTGGTACCAGATCTCCACCGAGGACCGGATGATCAACCCGGACAACCAGCGGATGTTCGCCGAGCGGATGTCGCCGGTGTCGGTGCTCGAGCTGGCCGCGAGCCATGCCTCGCTGGCGTCGCAGCCGGCCGAGGTGACCACCATGATCCTCGCCGCCGCCGAGACCGCCGCCGCCGAGACCGCGGCCGAATAG
- a CDS encoding NADH:flavin oxidoreductase has protein sequence MKHVSVSPFAPARLGPLTVRNRLIKAATFEGRTRDSQVSPDLIAFHREIAAGGVGICTVAYCAVSPEGRTDRNALWLRPEIADDLTALTDAIHGEGAKAAAQLGHAGPVANGASNRARALGPSRNPAPLGGTTTRKMTVADIATLLANYRRAARLAVDAGFDALELHFGHNYLPSSFLSPLLNRRRDGYGGSLANRARLCREIAATVRDEVGPDTALWAKLNLRDGVPGGFDIDESCRVAQYLESDGHLDALEPTVGSSLLNPMYLFHGTPPRREFAAVFDNPMRLGLRIAGPVFLRHYPYRPGYLQPLARQLRAAVSMPLILLGGITDRASIDAASADGFDFVALGRALLREPDLPNLIAADAGHRSRCVHCNQCMPTIYTRTRCPIRTGELPDPFVA, from the coding sequence CTGAAACACGTGTCAGTTTCGCCGTTCGCCCCGGCCCGGCTCGGCCCGCTCACCGTGCGCAATCGGCTGATCAAGGCCGCGACCTTCGAGGGGCGCACCCGCGACAGCCAGGTCAGCCCGGACCTGATCGCCTTCCACCGCGAGATCGCCGCGGGCGGCGTCGGTATCTGCACGGTCGCCTACTGCGCGGTGTCTCCGGAAGGCCGGACCGACCGCAACGCCCTCTGGCTCCGACCGGAGATTGCCGACGACCTCACCGCGCTGACCGATGCCATCCACGGCGAGGGAGCCAAGGCCGCGGCCCAACTCGGCCACGCCGGCCCGGTGGCCAACGGCGCGTCCAACCGGGCCCGGGCGCTCGGCCCGTCCCGGAATCCGGCACCGCTGGGCGGCACCACCACGCGGAAGATGACCGTCGCGGACATCGCGACGCTGCTGGCGAACTACCGACGAGCCGCGCGGCTCGCGGTGGACGCCGGATTCGACGCGCTGGAGCTACATTTCGGGCACAACTATCTGCCCAGCAGCTTCCTCTCACCACTGCTCAACCGCCGCCGCGACGGCTACGGCGGGTCGCTGGCCAACCGGGCCCGGCTGTGTCGCGAGATCGCCGCGACGGTCCGTGACGAGGTCGGGCCGGACACCGCGCTGTGGGCGAAACTCAATCTGCGCGACGGTGTCCCCGGCGGATTCGATATCGACGAATCCTGCCGCGTGGCGCAGTATCTGGAATCCGATGGCCACCTGGACGCGCTGGAGCCGACGGTCGGCAGCTCGCTGCTCAACCCGATGTACCTGTTCCACGGAACCCCGCCCCGGCGGGAATTCGCCGCGGTGTTCGACAACCCGATGCGGCTGGGGTTACGCATCGCCGGACCGGTGTTCCTCCGGCACTACCCCTACCGTCCCGGTTACCTGCAACCGCTGGCCCGGCAGCTGCGCGCCGCGGTATCGATGCCGCTGATCCTGTTGGGCGGCATCACCGATCGCGCCTCGATCGACGCCGCTTCGGCCGACGGGTTCGATTTCGTCGCACTCGGCCGCGCCCTACTGCGCGAACCCGACCTGCCGAACCTGATCGCCGCCGACGCCGGGCACCGATCGCGTTGCGTGCACTGCAATCAGTGCATGCCGACGATCTACACCCGCACCCGGTGCCCGATCCGAACCGGCGAGCTCCCCGACCCGTTCGTCGCATAG
- a CDS encoding CBS domain-containing protein, producing MSGEFGDTSVAAAMLREPRLHRPDVTLVDLRDYFDDPHVHVALIVDDRGRLLTAIERADLTDLPASSGPAADLGRLAGRTVAPEADVVATRARMLVEQRRRLAVVDGSGALLGLLALKRTGRGFCSDADVAARHPGA from the coding sequence GTGAGCGGGGAGTTCGGTGACACGTCGGTTGCCGCCGCGATGCTGCGCGAACCACGGCTGCACCGGCCGGACGTCACGCTCGTCGACCTGCGCGACTACTTCGACGATCCGCACGTGCACGTCGCGTTGATCGTCGACGACCGGGGCCGGCTGCTCACGGCGATCGAGCGGGCAGACCTGACCGATCTCCCCGCGTCCTCGGGTCCGGCGGCCGACCTGGGCCGACTCGCCGGGCGCACCGTCGCACCCGAGGCCGACGTGGTCGCCACCCGGGCACGGATGCTGGTCGAGCAGCGACGACGACTCGCCGTGGTGGACGGTTCCGGCGCGCTGCTGGGGCTGCTGGCGTTGAAGCGGACCGGTCGCGGCTTCTGCTCGGACGCCGACGTCGCCGCCCGCCACCCCGGCGCGTGA
- a CDS encoding molybdopterin-dependent oxidoreductase, whose product MTATGAPGEWHTTACILCECNCGLWIQLDGRRLARIRGDEAHPTSAGYACEKPLRLDHYQNGRDRLTSPLRREPDGSYTEIDWDTAVAEITERLTAIRDTHGGESIFFYGGGGQGNHLPIAYGQSLRAALGSRYYSNALAQEKTGEMWVDGRLSGGHSKGDFEHAEVVLFLGKNPWQSHSFPRARPVLREIARDPARTMIVIDPRRSETAELAEFHLQVRPGTDAWCLAAMLGVLVQEDLLDHEFVAVHTRGAEAVSAALAEVPVGDYAARCGVDEDLLRAATRRFATAETAASYEDLGVQQAPNSTLCSYLHKLLWILTGNFGRPGTMYLHSSLTAISGGSGSGKGARLTPVTGARIIGGLIPCNSIADEILTDHPGRLRAMWVDGANPAHSLADSARFGEAMRALELSVVIDVAFTETARQADYVLPAATQYEKWEATFFNFEFPRNVFQLRGPLLEPAPGTLPEPEIYARVLRALGPVDETVLTTLRAAAEEGAAAFESAFFAAAAADPTIMPLAGYVLYETLGPTLPNDARSAAVLWGTAQLCAAANAESVARAGFDGTGFEPGRKLFDAILNRRSGVEFTVDEWSDVWRYVRRPDRRFTVAIDELLTELRGLGDARSTWTTDEFPLVLSAGERRAFTANTIIRDPGWRRRDQEGALRISPQDAQQLGVGSGDRVRVVTETGAAETAVEVSELMQTGHISLPNGLGVDAPDANGRRQRTGVAPNDLTTTRYRDPIAGTPWHKYVPARVEALQ is encoded by the coding sequence ATGACCGCAACCGGCGCTCCCGGCGAATGGCACACCACCGCCTGCATCCTCTGCGAATGCAACTGCGGCTTGTGGATCCAGCTGGACGGGCGGCGGCTGGCCCGGATCCGCGGCGACGAAGCGCACCCCACGTCCGCCGGATACGCCTGCGAGAAGCCGCTACGACTCGACCACTATCAGAACGGCCGCGACCGACTGACCAGTCCGCTGCGCCGGGAGCCGGACGGCAGCTATACCGAGATCGACTGGGACACCGCCGTCGCCGAGATCACCGAACGGCTGACCGCGATCCGCGATACCCACGGCGGCGAATCGATCTTCTTCTACGGCGGCGGCGGGCAGGGCAACCATCTGCCGATCGCCTACGGGCAGTCGTTGCGCGCCGCGCTCGGTAGCCGGTACTACTCGAACGCCTTGGCGCAGGAGAAGACCGGTGAGATGTGGGTCGACGGCCGACTCTCCGGCGGGCACAGCAAAGGCGATTTCGAGCATGCCGAAGTGGTGCTGTTCCTCGGCAAGAACCCGTGGCAATCGCACAGCTTCCCGCGGGCTCGGCCGGTACTACGGGAGATCGCCCGCGATCCCGCCCGAACGATGATCGTGATCGACCCGCGGCGTAGCGAGACCGCCGAGCTCGCCGAGTTCCACCTGCAGGTTCGGCCCGGGACCGACGCCTGGTGTCTGGCCGCGATGCTCGGGGTGTTGGTGCAGGAAGACCTGCTGGACCACGAGTTCGTCGCCGTACACACGCGCGGTGCCGAGGCGGTGTCTGCCGCGCTCGCCGAGGTGCCGGTCGGCGACTACGCGGCCCGGTGCGGCGTCGACGAGGACCTGCTCCGCGCGGCGACCCGACGGTTCGCGACTGCCGAAACCGCCGCCAGCTACGAGGATCTCGGGGTGCAGCAGGCACCGAACAGCACCCTGTGCTCCTATCTGCACAAACTGCTGTGGATCCTCACCGGGAACTTCGGCCGGCCCGGCACGATGTATCTCCACTCGTCGCTGACCGCGATCAGCGGCGGATCCGGCAGCGGCAAGGGCGCCCGGCTCACTCCGGTGACCGGCGCCCGGATCATCGGCGGGCTGATCCCGTGCAATTCGATCGCCGACGAAATCCTCACCGACCACCCCGGCCGGCTGCGCGCAATGTGGGTCGACGGGGCCAATCCCGCTCATTCGCTTGCTGATTCGGCGCGGTTCGGCGAAGCCATGCGCGCGTTGGAACTGAGCGTGGTGATCGACGTCGCGTTCACCGAGACCGCGCGCCAGGCGGACTACGTTCTGCCCGCCGCCACCCAGTACGAGAAGTGGGAGGCCACGTTCTTCAACTTCGAGTTCCCGCGCAACGTGTTCCAGCTGCGCGGCCCGCTGCTCGAGCCCGCGCCCGGCACGCTGCCGGAGCCGGAGATCTATGCGCGGGTGCTGCGCGCGCTGGGTCCGGTGGACGAGACCGTGCTGACCACCCTGCGCGCGGCCGCCGAGGAGGGCGCGGCAGCGTTCGAGTCGGCCTTCTTCGCCGCCGCAGCTGCCGATCCGACGATCATGCCGCTGGCCGGCTACGTCCTGTACGAGACGTTGGGCCCGACCCTGCCGAACGACGCGCGATCGGCCGCCGTGCTGTGGGGCACCGCCCAGCTGTGCGCTGCGGCCAACGCGGAGTCGGTGGCCCGGGCCGGTTTCGACGGCACCGGGTTCGAGCCCGGCCGCAAGCTGTTCGACGCGATCCTGAACCGGCGCTCCGGAGTCGAGTTCACCGTCGACGAATGGTCGGACGTCTGGCGCTACGTCCGCCGCCCCGACCGCCGGTTCACCGTCGCGATCGACGAACTGCTCACCGAACTGCGCGGGTTGGGCGACGCCAGGTCCACCTGGACCACCGACGAGTTCCCGCTCGTGCTGTCCGCCGGCGAGCGCCGCGCGTTCACCGCGAACACCATCATCCGCGACCCGGGCTGGCGCCGTCGCGACCAGGAGGGGGCGTTACGGATCTCGCCCCAGGACGCGCAGCAGCTCGGCGTCGGTTCCGGCGACCGGGTGCGGGTGGTCACCGAAACCGGGGCCGCGGAAACCGCGGTGGAGGTCAGCGAGCTGATGCAGACCGGCCATATCTCGCTGCCGAACGGTCTCGGCGTGGACGCCCCGGACGCGAACGGGCGACGGCAGCGCACCGGGGTGGCGCCGAACGATCTCACCACCACCCGGTACCGGGACCCGATCGCCGGGACGCCGTGGCACAAGTACGTTCCGGCGCGGGTGGAAGCGCTGCAGTGA